A window from Malania oleifera isolate guangnan ecotype guangnan chromosome 7, ASM2987363v1, whole genome shotgun sequence encodes these proteins:
- the LOC131161006 gene encoding palmitoyl-acyl carrier protein thioesterase, chloroplastic-like → MTSMAATGTVRLHLPEGLCRKKNGLKVSFGPFGSFDASKANFPRRRLSVTAHQSHQGVDMINGKRVNGIFVKEEEEDPHKAGQRTIAPLSNANVQTYEIGRFVEDRFVYRQTFVIRSYEIGPDETATMETLMNLLQETALNHVKSSGLAGSGFGATREMSLRKLIWVVTRIHIQVEKYSSWGDVVEVDTWVDAAGKNGMRRDWLIRDYKTQRIITRATSTWVIMNRETRRLSKIPEQVRAELKPFYFNRVVIPTTEKLDSKIDKLNDETAQIIQSGLAPRWSDMDANQHVNNVKYIGWILESVPMEVLENYNMTSMTLEYRRECQQSNLLESLTAMKPGSFSGEDPNPSITTPRADLESTHLLRLQNGSGEIVRARSEWQPKRVS, encoded by the exons ATGACATCCATGGCAGCAACTGGCACGGTCAGATTGCACCTCCCTGAGGGTTTGTGCAGGAAGAAGAATGGTTTGAAGGTGAGTTTTGGCCCTTTTGGGTCTTTCGACGCGTCGAAGGCGAATTTCCCGCGGCGGAGACTATCTGTGACGGCGCACCAGAGCCACCAAGGGGTGGATATGATCAATGGGAAAAGGGTGAATGGGATTTTTgtgaaggaggaggaagaggatccACACAAGGCCGGACAAAGGACTATTGCACCGTTGAGTAATGCAAATGTTCAGACTTATGAGATTGGAAGGTTTGTGGAGGATAGGTTCGTTTATAGGCAGACTTTTGTTATTAGGTCCTATGAGATTGGGCCTGATGAAACTGCTACCATGGAAACTCTCATGAACCTCCTTCAG GAGACGGCTTTGAACCATGTGAAGAGCTCTGGGCTGGCTGGGAGCGGATTTGGGGCGACCCGTGAGATGAGCCTAAGGAAACTTATTTGGGTCGTCACCCGCATTCACATTCAAGTAGAAAAATATAGCTCTTG GGGAGATGTTGTGGAGGTTGACACTTGGGTTGATGCAGCAGGCAAAAATGGAATGCGCAGGGACTGGCTCATCAGGGACTACAAAACCCAGAGGATCATCACAAGAGCCACAAG CACCTGGGTAATCATGAACAGAGAAACAAGAAGGCTGTCAAAGATTCCAGAGCAAGTAAGAGCGGAGCTGAAACCCTTTTACTTTAACAGAGTTGTGATTCCCACAACAGAAAAGTTAGACTCAAAAATTGACAAGCTCAATGATGAAACGGCTCAGATAATCCAATCTGGTTTAGCT CCAAGGTGGAGTGACATGGACGCCAACCAACATGTGAACAATGTGAAGTACATTGGATGGATTTTGGAG AGTGTGCCAATGGAAGTGCTGGAAAATTACAATATGACAAGTATGACCCTGGAGTACCGCCGCGAATGCCAGCAATCCAATTTGCTGGAGTCCTTGACGGCTATGAAACCCGGCAGCTTTTCCGGAGAAGATCCGAACCCGAGCATTACTACTCCAAGGGCAGATTTGGAAAGCACGCACCTGCTCCGTTTGCAAAATGGTAGCGGGGAGATAGTCCGGGCAAGATCCGAATGGCAACCCAAACGGGTCTCTTAG
- the LOC131160701 gene encoding HVA22-like protein e, protein MSRLWTVLTHVHSLAGPVLMLLYPLYASVVAIESPSKVDDEQWLAYWILYSFLTLMEMVLQPILQWVPIWYDVKLVLAAWLVLPWFRGAAFIYERFVREQIKKYGERDQNPSGKSRSKFVDFLVPKKVS, encoded by the exons ATGAGTCGTCTGTGGACTGTGCTCACTCATGTTCACTCACTCGCTGg GCCGGTGCTGATGCTGCTCTACCCTTT GTATGCGTCGGTTGTGGCCATAGAGAGCCCATCAAAAGTGGATGATGAGCAGTGGCTTGCTTACTGGATCTTATATTCATTTCTAACCCTCATGGAGATGGTGCTTCAACCCATTTTACAGTG GGTACCAATTTGGTATGATGTGAAGCTAGTGTTGGCGGCATGGCTGGTTCTGCCGTGGTTCAGAGGGGCAGCCTTCATCTATGAGCGGTTTGTGAGAGAGCAAatcaagaaatatggagagagAGATCAGAATCCCAGTGGGAAGAGCAGGTCCAAGTTCGTAGATTTCCTTGTTCCCAAGAAAGTGAGCTGA